GGCATGCTCTAGTTGGTGCATTGATGCCTGAATATGATCCTGTGGCCAAGATATCCATTATTCCTCGTGGCCAAGCTGGTGGACTTACCTTTTTCGCTCCAAGTGAAGAGAGGCTTGAGTCTGGACTGTACAGTAGAAGTTACCTGGAGAATCAGATGGCTGTTGCCCTTGGTGGAAGGTTAGTTACACCAACTTATTTCCAGCAATGCATAAGATATGTTGCCTTTTCCAATTGTTTTTGATAAAGGTTCCTATTAGAGCTGTTCTGATTCTAATTCTTCTCTAATTTCGAATAGGCTGGATTTAAAACTACCGATCTAccaattggttttattttaaaattttcctctcttctttgttACAATTGCAGAGTTGCTGAAGAGGTGATTTTTGGCGATGAGAATGTGACCACAGGAGCGTCGAATGACTTCATGCAAGTTTCACGAGTGGCGAGGCAGATGGTTGAAAGATTTggtttcagcaaaaaaattggGCAAGTTGCCATCGGTGGTCCTGGTGGAAATCCCTTTTTGGGTCAACAGGTGGGAGTCATTGGAATTAAGAAAGAAATGCTTTCACAATTCACTATGTTTACAATGTCTTCTTTCCTATGCATAATCAAGAGATCTAATTAGTGTCTGGCGTGTATGTTATGAATGCAGATGTCATCCCAGAAAGATTATTCTATGGCTACTGCTGATATAGTTGATGCAGAGGTTAGGGAACTGGTAGAGAAGGCATATTCAAGGGCGACGCATATCATAACAACCCACATTGACATCCTTCACAAGCTTGCTCAACTACTCATAGAGAAAGAAACTGTTGATGGGGAGGAATTCATGAGTCTCTTCATTGATGGAAAAGCCGAGTTATATGTGGCTTGATTCCACTCTCGAGAGTCAAAATCTTGTTGTATTATAGATTTCATATAGGCATGTACACATTAAGAACCGAttaattatttcattaattaaaaaaaatagcaaaacatTTGGTGCACAAGAAAACAAGTTTCTCCCTCTCTATGATACACTTTAAACAAAAGCCACATTTTCAATTTCCATTATACATAGACCTCATGTTTTGTTACAACACCATCGACGACAACAACAATTAATTGAGTGCCAATTATATCAAGGAATAAATACAGGGCTACTTCTTAAGACCCTCTGCCACCCCGTTGCTTCTTTTCTTCAAGTGCAGCAGCCTCATTCAACATGTCAGCTGCATCCTTGTGCATATCGAGCTTGGCAAGAGCTACTGCCTGCATATAAAATGCTGTGGACCAATCAGGGTAGACACATTGTGCTTGCATGGCATCTCGAAGGGCAGCATCTGGTTGATCACACATGAGATGGCAAAGACTTCTTCGTGCATACACAGTTGGTGAAACCATGGTTCCCACATCTATGAACTGCACAATAGAAACAGAATGAAAATTAATCATGGTTCCcacgttttttgtttttcttgttatgtgttgttttttttttttttttttttttgactagtTCACATCTGGATCTGCTTGTCAAACAATTTTCTTtgcttggagagagagagagagatgtccTAGTACATTATAGCATGACAATCTCACAGATAGATGCTGTTTTCCCTATCAATTAAGATCTTGAAAATCCAACTCATTCTTGATGCTGTTCACTTCCCTATTATATGAAGTTCTACACTGTCGTGGGGGAAACACGGTGGGCCTAACACATTATGGTGTAAGACAAACTCTATTTATGAAggtgtttttttatttcaatgctGCAATCAACATACCTGAGAATAACAGTCTATAGCAGCTTTAAAATCTCGGTCACGAAATGCCAAGTCCCCACGCTTTCTTGCCTCCAACATATCTCTCATTTGCTGGGTCCATTCTTGGAAAGACAACTAAACCGATAGATCAAGGAAATGATTTAGTATAACTTTAGAGAAAATACATGCAAGCCTGCAAGTGAACAATTCAATCACCTCATTGGTTCCTTCATCATCTTTGTAGTGTGTCGTGACCAAGATCTGATGGATAGCTGTAAGGTCCATCCTTGAACAGGCATCACCCATTGGGGAAAGAGGGTGTTGTGGGGTAGGAGGGGCATCCTCATGCTTTGGGATTCCCAGCATCACATAAGATTGAACCTGCAAGCAGATAAACCACATCCTGAAATTTGATTAAATGCACAAAACTGACCTTTCCCTTTATAACGAATTCAAGTTCACAAAACTGTCATCTTACGGTCAAACCAatcaatgcaacaaaaatttctgTAAATGTATCTGAAAATTGCTTTCAGTATACAAACAATCAGGAATGCTAGAAAACACATTATACAAACcaaggaaaatgaaataaaatgagaaCGAAGCAACCATCAATTCCCAaaccgccccccccccccccccccccccaaaaaaaagaaaaaaaaaaaaaaaaaaaaaaaaaaaaaccgacaagaagaaaaaatgactCCCCAAAAGAAAACATGGGCAACCAACAAGGCTTTTAACTAAATCTCCTTGGGAAATTGAAGACCCAACCTCATTATGTAAATTGTAAACGCCAGAAACAAGCTCACAAGAGCATGCCACAGCTAATTTTCGCTTCCGGCCAGATCAAGCTCCAAGCAAGAATCTATCAGCAAACAGAACATGATAATAGCCAGAATGCATATTTGGCCGGGCATAACAACTATTATATCTCATAGGCAAGATATAAATCAGATGTTCAGTGGGATAGCATGACAAGCAGTGATCTTGTGGTTcaacagtttttgttttggatttttctttttcttttttggtgttgGGGGTATCCAACCCACAACAAGAGGGAGGGAGTAGGGTGCCACTAGGCTGTAAGCCAACAGGATTTCAGTGTGAATTTTACAGGATAAATCATCTGCACTATTTTACTGATAAAATATAATCCTAAATACATTATGAAACAGACAAATAAAGATAGAAGATAAGTGCATGCATCAAAAGAGTAGATAGCAAAGATGGAATATTTTACATCAGGTTTATTTTGTAGTGGTGCAAGTGTTGCAACAAGATCCTTAGTATTTGGCCGTTCTCTAGGCTCATATTGCAAGCACCGTGAAGCAAGATCAAAAACCACAGTTGCCTCTTCAGTTGAAAAATTACCCTCCAAATGTGAATCCATGAGGAGAAGAATGTTTTTGCCCCGTATCATATCGAGAGCCTGCATAcagaaaaatagaaacataataACACATCTAAGTCCACTAATATCAACTTCAaacaattcccaaaaaaaaaagattcatgaACAATCTGCTAGGCATTAATCTCAAACCAGGTAAACAACAATATACAGCTATCATCACAAAACATGGAACAGGATGATGGCACCAAATCCAACTCATccactaaaaaacaaaataatcttAGCATTTGAAAGCAATTAAAACTTCCAAACCGCCAAGAGCTAAGTGTATCCACAAGAAAACCAATACTCAAACGCATCATAATTTTGGACTGAAAGATGTAAGGTTGATTGAAAGGAACTATTACCAAATATCAGCCTTCTTTAACATATATTGTAACAGATTGTACACATTTAGAAGCCCAAAAAGCAATCCAGATATATGCCTATGGAATAAAACACGTAGgaaaagacaacaaaatgtGAAAGAGAAAGTAAACTATCTCTAGTATTCCATTTGATGCCAAATTATTGCCAAGTCACAGATTTCAAGAAATGCAGGCAGTAAATCAACAGAAAGTTATCCATCATGTTTGACATAATCTACCAACCAATCAAGAAAGAATGTAGCTTCATTGCTCCAAATTTTCAATCTTATAGAGAAAAGGATTTTTCTAATATGGGTACTTTTCtctatcatattttattttgtgattatTTCCATTATAGACTTCACTCCCTACAATTGGATAGCTCAATTGGTAGAGCCACCACACTGAAAGTCTAAAACTATGATTCATTACACAACATGGTAAAACTACTTACGTGACTTGGAGGAATGTGCTTTCCACTAAGAAGATCCAATAGGACAGTCCCAAAGCTGAAGATAACACTTTCCGGAGTCACCCTACCTAGAACATGCACATATTACATTTATTACAGGAAGCATTACTGAAAAGTAGTGATACATGGGAACAACAGTTTTCATGCAAGATTACCTGGTGAGAAAATGGATAAATCCATGTCATGAAAAACAATAAGCATAAAAAATCTTTGATATAACTCAAGTAAATAGTACATCATATGAACTTAAAATAAGTGTCAGGAGGGCGTCCCAACCACCCAACAGCTATTCCATCCCCATTCTCCATTGACCCCACTCTGAATAATCACCCCCTTTGCCACTTTATGGTTCCTTAGATTCTATGTTTCAAATGGTAATCATTTAACAGTCTTAGCTCAAGTTATCTTTCCCAAACGTTCAgcaattgttaaataaaaaaatattaaaaaaaaaaaaaaaaaaaaccacttcaGAAGACAAAAACCAATGCTCTTTATAAAGAACTCAAAACTCACAAATTAACAGGTATTTTACCTCTTAATACCAAAAAACTGAAACATTATTTCATGCTAAGTATTTCCATTGCACACTGCCAGCTATTAACCTCAGCATGTAGTGAACCTTCATGTCATCTAGAGCTGAATCTTATGAATGTTATGAGCTTAAAAACTCTCTAAGTAGATCTCCATTATATGGCCTTTATGACAGGCTTCTGATATATAAATCCACACCAAAACCTCTGATAAATAATGGACCGTTCATTCTTTTATCTAGAGGTGCAGCTTAACTATGTCTTATTTTGTGGTCAAGTTAGAAGCATGCATTATAATCTTGAACTCCCcctcttaaattttaaatatttcatcTTATTACCAAGTGGGAACTCTTTCTCTGTCACTTTTTAAAAGATTCTATGAGGCTTCCTGGTGATGCCATTGGTCTTTTTATTTCAGCACACCAAGCAGATACAGGTGCTTcaacatttatatttttctttattacttcatatattgacacaaaaagaaaaacaaacagaaaTCTTCAGTATATACAAAGATCTATCATACAACCTTTACATAAAAATCTTCTAGGTGATTTTTTGTATCAATATCTTAACATTTATAATAGAGATTATCATCAAGTGACTAGTAAAATACATACAAAGCCGCATACATACTGAGAAGGTAGTTGAGAGGCTACCATTTCTTAGATACTCGGGAGGTGTATATGCAAGATTTGTGCTGTAACTCTTTCCATCCCTACTATTTTTCATCAAGCCAAAACATGAAAGTCGAGGATCCCCATTCTGTCAAAACCATCCACATCATTACCACTTTAGGTCCCAAAAATAGCATGGGTGCTCCAAACAAGATTAATTCAACACAATCAGAACCATGATAacctttttataaaaaaaataagcaatGGCCTTTTATTAAGAGAAAAGATTACTTCATGCTCACAATGATAAACGCAAAgcaatgtaaaaaaattacaaaataattaagcACAAAAGTAATACACACTAGATTACattcaattttcaaacttgagaaaaaaagatttgttaCAGCACCTCATCGAAGAGAACTCTGTATGCATTCAAGTCATGGTATAATGGACGGCCTTCAGTATTACAATAATCTAACGCTTCTGCAATGTACAACGCAACTCTTAAACGCATAGCCCACTCAATGGTCTGATTCTCCCCTGTCAAAGAAGTGGTGAATGCAACATCAAACTTTAGAAACACGCATATCCAAAACTTTAAGTGGAAGTTAAAAcagatataaatgtaaaaaagaagCTTAGCTCCATAAATTTGTTACAACTTTGAACTATTCTGCTTCAGTGATCCAAGATAATGAAAGATTACCATCATCAACCACAAATAAGAATGACATGGTAGCATAACCACATCCATGGTACAGTTTTTAAGGTTCTGCTACCTAACTTAAGTTCTTATCAGAAGTAATGCTAGGGATACTACAGAACCTTTACATACAGATGTGTCaccaatcttaaaaaaaaaaaaaaaaaaaaaaaacaattcaaatattcacTTATTATACTTCGAAATccaccaatcacattcattgctACATCAGTTTGTATAGGTTATGTATCTGAAAGATAAGCAAATATAGTAATCAGTTTTCTTCAAGTATCGACAATAAACATTTCACATTACTTTCCCAACAACGCCTGGGACTTAATTGTTCAGGTAAAAGTAAAACCAACTTATCCAGCCAGCCGACGCTTATTCAACCACATCAACTACTAGCCTGTTTCCAACGCATTGGAACTCAAAGTCTATCCCAAAAGCCTAGTCCATTACAACCTACTCTAAAAAACCATTAACACAAACAAAGTTACAAACCACCATATATGCCAAGAATTCAACAAAATaacaaatcttttatttttttggggggtataATTCAGAGATTTCCATTGAAAGAAACAAAGCAAATACAACACAGTAACCAAATGAACAAAGATATTTGGACTTTAGCTAGTCCAGTACAGCAAGGGCAGAACTACCCAAACTATTATCTATTCAAgcagaaaaaaacaaaaaattaacaaatccaaaacaaaattattagcTGAAAGaaagtaatttgaaaaaaaacaaaaagcagaaatagaaatagaaatagaaaacatACAGTGAAATAGATGTTTAGCTAGGGTATCATTGGGCATATACTCCGCCACAAGTAGTCTCTCATCGCCGTCGCAACAATACCCTATCAAATTCGCTAGCCTCTTGTGCCTCAGCTTCCCAACTCCCCAAGCTTCctcctacaaaaaaaaaaaaaaaaaacacgaaaaatcatcaaaatcgGAAACCCTAGAGAGtgaaaattgaagaagagaTGGTGAAAGAAGAGAGTTACGGCGAACTGCTTGGGGTCAGGCCAAGCTTGCTTGGTGAATTTCTTGACGGCGATCCAGCGACGTTGGTTGTGGTTTTGGAGGCGGCCTTTGTAGACGACATTGGGGGCTTTCTCGCCGCTCTCGGAGACGATGTAGTCGGAGCTAAAGTTGTTGGTGGCGGCTCTGAGGTCGG
This DNA window, taken from Quercus robur chromosome 2, dhQueRobu3.1, whole genome shotgun sequence, encodes the following:
- the LOC126712538 gene encoding serine/threonine-protein kinase BSK1-like, with translation MGCCESSFFKGPNRRHSEDKNHYHRHHHNNNNNSNNDNSNNLYSHSATPPLNGTDAVVSAVSGAPGFSEFSLSDLRAATNNFSSDYIVSESGEKAPNVVYKGRLQNHNQRRWIAVKKFTKQAWPDPKQFAEEAWGVGKLRHKRLANLIGYCCDGDERLLVAEYMPNDTLAKHLFHWENQTIEWAMRLRVALYIAEALDYCNTEGRPLYHDLNAYRVLFDENGDPRLSCFGLMKNSRDGKSYSTNLAYTPPEYLRNGRVTPESVIFSFGTVLLDLLSGKHIPPSHALDMIRGKNILLLMDSHLEGNFSTEEATVVFDLASRCLQYEPRERPNTKDLVATLAPLQNKPDVQSYVMLGIPKHEDAPPTPQHPLSPMGDACSRMDLTAIHQILVTTHYKDDEGTNELSFQEWTQQMRDMLEARKRGDLAFRDRDFKAAIDCYSQFIDVGTMVSPTVYARRSLCHLMCDQPDAALRDAMQAQCVYPDWSTAFYMQAVALAKLDMHKDAADMLNEAAALEEKKQRGGRGS